The following are encoded together in the Salvelinus alpinus chromosome 29, SLU_Salpinus.1, whole genome shotgun sequence genome:
- the LOC139559313 gene encoding UPF0711 protein C18orf21 homolog isoform X3: MATFVSMATCHTYNNTSRHNGVNRDFMAALSKSHGSTGKCNSPQSTNRTNAIGIPKSAPNDKTPCSTPRSISSETTSSSLASKPTSVKKSAFSRLKRFLMLEDQDQGEDSKTYSPPS; the protein is encoded by the exons ATGGCTACCTTCGTCTCG ATGGCTACCTGCCACACCTATAACAACACGTCCAGGCACAACGGTGTCAACAGGGACTTCATGGCCGCTCTCTCCAAGAGCCACGGGAGCACAGGCAAATGCAACAGTCCCCAGTCGACCAACAGAACCAATGCCATAGGCATACCAAAGTCTGCCCCCAATGACAAGACACCCTGCAGTACGCCAAG GTCGATATCCTCTGAGACCACCAGTTCCTCCTTGGCCTCCAAGCCCACCAGTGTGAAGAAGTCTGCCTTCTCCCGCCTCAAGAGGTTCCTCATGCTGGAAGACCAAGACCAAGGGGAGGACTCAAAGACTTACTCTCCTCCCTCTTAA
- the LOC139559313 gene encoding UPF0711 protein C18orf21 homolog isoform X1: MFLMEDFIVSSPRYSLRSPGIYQPTFLLVAYSGTDKMATCHTYNNTSRHNGVNRDFMAALSKSHGSTGKCNSPQSTNRTNAIGIPKSAPNDKTPCSTPRSISSETTSSSLASKPTSVKKSAFSRLKRFLMLEDQDQGEDSKTYSPPS, from the exons ATGTTTCTGATGGAGGATTTTATTGTGAGCTCTCCTCGCTACAGCTTGAGAAGTCCAGGCATCTATCAACCTACATTTCTATTGGTGGCCTATTCTGGGACAGACAAA ATGGCTACCTGCCACACCTATAACAACACGTCCAGGCACAACGGTGTCAACAGGGACTTCATGGCCGCTCTCTCCAAGAGCCACGGGAGCACAGGCAAATGCAACAGTCCCCAGTCGACCAACAGAACCAATGCCATAGGCATACCAAAGTCTGCCCCCAATGACAAGACACCCTGCAGTACGCCAAG GTCGATATCCTCTGAGACCACCAGTTCCTCCTTGGCCTCCAAGCCCACCAGTGTGAAGAAGTCTGCCTTCTCCCGCCTCAAGAGGTTCCTCATGCTGGAAGACCAAGACCAAGGGGAGGACTCAAAGACTTACTCTCCTCCCTCTTAA